The Tenacibaculum jejuense genome includes a window with the following:
- the lipB gene encoding lipoyl(octanoyl) transferase LipB, protein MNKNVCLIDLSQKDFKDTWDLQTKTLQSIVDSKIKNRREELNIPTSNYFLFVEHPHVYTLGKSGDMKHLLLNEKQLKEKEISFYKINRGGDITYHGPGQIVGYPILDLENFFTDIHKYLRLLEEVIIKVIGEYGLKGERSNGETGVWLDVGTPFARKICAMGIRTSRWVTMHGFALNVNTNLGYFDHIIPCGINDKSVTSMEVELGTKLNVDEVKEKILFHFKELFEVNEFIKKASL, encoded by the coding sequence ATGAATAAAAACGTCTGTTTAATAGATTTATCTCAAAAAGATTTTAAAGATACTTGGGATTTACAAACGAAAACTCTTCAAAGTATTGTTGATTCAAAAATAAAAAATAGAAGAGAGGAGTTAAATATCCCTACTTCAAATTATTTCTTATTTGTTGAACATCCTCATGTTTATACTCTTGGTAAAAGTGGAGATATGAAACATCTTCTCTTAAATGAAAAACAATTGAAAGAGAAAGAAATTTCTTTTTATAAAATTAATAGGGGTGGTGATATTACTTATCATGGACCCGGACAAATAGTTGGATACCCTATTTTAGATCTTGAAAATTTTTTCACCGATATTCATAAGTATTTAAGATTGCTAGAAGAAGTAATTATTAAGGTTATTGGAGAATATGGGTTAAAAGGTGAGCGAAGCAATGGTGAAACGGGAGTTTGGCTTGATGTAGGTACTCCGTTTGCAAGAAAGATTTGTGCCATGGGAATTCGTACAAGTAGATGGGTAACGATGCACGGTTTTGCTTTAAATGTGAATACAAACCTTGGTTATTTTGATCACATTATTCCTTGTGGAATTAACGATAAATCAGTTACTTCTATGGAAGTCGAACTTGGTACAAAGTTAAATGTAGACGAGGTTAAAGAAAAAATACTTTTTCACTTTAAAGAGTTATTTGAAGTAAATGAATTCATAAAAAAAGCGAGCTTGTAA
- a CDS encoding reprolysin-like metallopeptidase yields MRKTVLLLFISIYVVNSQNTWQKINTDNYSLLAKKGTITDQIPKEYSLFSLNLNNFKNQLTTKSRGIEKSILLPDTDNNISEFILEESSNFSEPLSPEFGLIKSYSLRSKYDKETTGKLSIGSDGVHITLHKLNTPTYYLDPYTKDNSTYMLYSRSSLNQDSHPSCTLLNEKNNPNVAQKFGTKLINDGTLRTYRLALACTGEYAQFHINNQGVRSGTEAEQRAAVLSAMNTTITRVNSVYERDLSVHMNIVLVGGENPLINLDPVNDNLDNDNSFTLINQNQTLCDNVIGTANYDVGHIFALGFGGIALFRSVCSEGEKALGMTGLDNPLGDPFDIDFVSHELGHQFGGNHTFNGDTGSCVGTNRNDNTAIEPGSGSTIMAYAGICSPNNVQNNSDDYFHTISLQEMLGFIQNNTSCSTNSNTGNTAPTANAGSDFTVPKRTPLVLKGNGSDNDPSASLTYCWEQVDNEIVISPPSSTSTEGASFRSFAPSTSPNRYLPKLETIVSGEFFTFWEVIPEVAREMNFTLTVRDNQSGGGAVAFDDMKVTVIDVKPFTVTTPGTEVSWDGATAQTIVWDKSTTDQAPINCKNVRIKLSTDGGLTFPTVIVDSTPNDGIETVIIPNMATTEARIMIEAIDNIFYNVNSTNFTIINNPDAATGDVIDFANFSLFPNPTDNKTFNLIFDIEVLSTVKVELFDLGGRLVGTKEFNNATNKFAEQLSYENVTSGLYLLQIIKNDKREVRKVIIK; encoded by the coding sequence ATGAGAAAAACAGTATTACTTCTATTTATTAGTATTTATGTTGTAAACTCACAAAATACATGGCAGAAAATAAATACTGATAATTATAGTTTATTGGCCAAAAAGGGTACAATAACAGATCAAATTCCGAAAGAATACAGTTTATTTTCATTAAACCTTAATAATTTTAAAAATCAGTTAACCACAAAAAGTAGAGGCATAGAAAAATCTATATTACTTCCTGATACTGATAATAATATTTCTGAATTTATTCTTGAGGAATCTTCTAACTTTAGTGAACCTTTATCACCAGAATTTGGTCTTATAAAATCTTATTCTCTTAGAAGTAAATATGATAAAGAAACTACTGGAAAACTAAGTATAGGTAGCGATGGTGTACATATAACATTACATAAATTAAATACTCCAACATATTACTTGGACCCTTACACAAAGGACAACTCTACATATATGTTGTATAGTAGATCTAGTTTAAATCAGGATTCCCATCCTTCATGTACTCTTTTAAACGAGAAAAATAATCCAAACGTAGCTCAAAAATTTGGAACAAAATTAATTAACGATGGTACCTTAAGGACCTATAGATTAGCTTTAGCTTGTACTGGAGAATATGCTCAATTTCATATAAATAATCAAGGAGTGAGATCTGGAACAGAAGCAGAACAAAGAGCTGCTGTGTTGTCTGCTATGAATACAACGATTACCAGAGTAAACTCTGTTTATGAAAGGGATTTATCAGTGCATATGAATATTGTTCTAGTTGGGGGCGAAAATCCTTTAATCAATCTAGATCCTGTAAATGATAATCTAGATAACGATAACTCTTTCACATTGATTAATCAAAATCAAACATTATGCGATAATGTAATTGGTACTGCTAACTATGATGTTGGACATATTTTTGCTTTAGGATTCGGAGGTATAGCTCTTTTTCGTTCTGTTTGTAGTGAAGGAGAAAAAGCATTAGGTATGACAGGCTTAGACAATCCACTAGGTGATCCATTTGATATTGATTTTGTATCTCATGAATTAGGACATCAGTTTGGTGGAAATCATACTTTTAATGGTGATACTGGTAGTTGTGTAGGTACGAACAGAAATGATAATACTGCTATAGAACCTGGTAGTGGTTCAACTATTATGGCATATGCAGGTATTTGTTCTCCAAATAATGTACAGAATAATAGTGATGATTACTTTCATACCATTAGCCTACAAGAAATGTTAGGTTTTATTCAAAACAATACATCTTGTAGTACCAACTCTAACACAGGGAATACTGCACCAACAGCAAATGCTGGTTCTGATTTTACAGTACCCAAAAGAACCCCTTTAGTTTTGAAAGGTAATGGATCTGATAATGACCCATCAGCTAGTTTAACCTATTGCTGGGAACAAGTAGATAATGAAATTGTAATCTCTCCTCCTTCATCTACAAGTACAGAAGGAGCTTCTTTTCGTTCTTTTGCACCTTCCACTTCTCCAAACAGATATTTACCTAAACTAGAAACTATTGTTTCTGGTGAATTCTTTACATTTTGGGAAGTTATACCTGAAGTAGCTAGAGAAATGAACTTTACATTAACAGTAAGAGATAATCAATCTGGCGGTGGAGCTGTTGCTTTTGATGATATGAAAGTTACTGTAATAGATGTAAAACCTTTTACTGTTACTACTCCAGGAACAGAAGTTAGCTGGGATGGTGCAACTGCACAAACTATAGTTTGGGATAAATCTACTACAGATCAAGCTCCTATTAATTGTAAAAATGTACGTATTAAATTATCAACAGATGGAGGGCTTACTTTTCCGACGGTAATTGTTGATAGTACACCTAATGATGGAATAGAAACAGTTATTATTCCTAACATGGCTACTACAGAGGCTAGAATTATGATTGAAGCTATTGATAATATTTTTTACAATGTTAATTCAACTAATTTTACAATTATTAACAATCCTGATGCTGCTACTGGTGATGTAATTGATTTTGCAAACTTTAGTCTTTTCCCTAATCCTACAGATAATAAAACTTTTAATTTAATTTTTGATATTGAAGTTTTAAGTACTGTGAAAGTTGAATTATTTGACTTAGGAGGAAGATTAGTAGGCACTAAGGAATTTAATAACGCTACTAATAAATTTGCAGAACAACTTAGTTATGAAAATGTTACTTCTGGTTTATATTTATTACAGATCATAAAAAATGATAAACGAGAAGTAAGAAAAGTTATTATTAAATAA
- the dtd gene encoding D-aminoacyl-tRNA deacylase, with protein MKTVIQRVSRASVTVDNKVISSIKNGLLILVGIEDEDTDEDILWLTKKIVNLRIFNDENNVMNSSLLQTNGEAIIVSQFTLHASTKKGNRPSYIKASKPDFAIPMYEKFVKEFENQLGKQVQTGIFGADMKVDLLNDGPVTIVIDTKDKK; from the coding sequence ATGAAAACTGTAATTCAAAGAGTTTCTAGAGCTTCCGTTACTGTTGACAATAAAGTTATTTCAAGTATAAAAAATGGATTGCTGATTTTAGTGGGTATAGAAGATGAAGACACAGATGAAGATATACTTTGGTTAACTAAAAAAATAGTAAATCTTAGAATTTTTAATGATGAAAATAATGTAATGAACTCTTCGTTATTACAAACTAATGGCGAAGCAATTATTGTAAGTCAATTTACATTACATGCATCAACAAAAAAAGGAAATAGACCTAGTTATATAAAAGCTTCAAAACCAGATTTTGCAATTCCGATGTATGAGAAATTCGTAAAAGAATTCGAAAATCAATTAGGAAAACAAGTTCAAACAGGAATATTTGGAGCAGATATGAAAGTAGATTTATTAAATGATGGTCCAGTAACCATCGTAATAGATACAAAAGACAAAAAATAA
- the rsgA gene encoding ribosome small subunit-dependent GTPase A — protein sequence MIGTVYKSTGSWYWVKHEETFYKCRIKGKFRIKGIKSTNPIAVGDKVEFNIETTNDEETGIITDILERQNYIVRKSVNLSKQTHIIASNIDQVFLIITIDNPPTFTTFIDRFLVTAEAYSIDVVLIFNKIDTYTIEQKAEILYLKDIYEPIGYKCIETSATTGKNVQQIKEMMVGKVSMFSGHSGVGKTTLVNYIEPSLNLRTKEISDQHKQGQHTTTFAEMFDLSFDASIIDTPGIKGFGVVDMEKDELGDYFPEFFALKQDCKFNNCIHLNEPNCAVKDALEREEISWSRYKSYLQILEGEDENYRTDILSGRQ from the coding sequence ATGATAGGAACTGTTTATAAATCTACAGGAAGTTGGTATTGGGTGAAACATGAAGAAACTTTTTATAAATGTAGAATTAAAGGAAAATTTCGAATAAAAGGTATCAAAAGTACAAATCCGATTGCGGTTGGAGATAAAGTTGAATTTAATATAGAAACTACAAACGACGAAGAAACTGGAATTATTACAGACATTTTAGAGCGACAAAATTATATTGTTAGAAAATCTGTAAACTTATCCAAACAAACCCACATCATTGCGTCGAATATAGATCAAGTTTTCCTAATCATAACTATTGATAATCCGCCTACATTTACTACGTTTATCGACCGTTTTCTTGTTACTGCTGAAGCCTATTCTATTGATGTTGTATTGATATTCAATAAGATTGATACATATACTATTGAACAAAAAGCTGAAATTTTATATTTGAAAGATATTTACGAACCTATTGGTTACAAGTGTATTGAAACCTCTGCTACTACTGGAAAGAATGTACAACAGATTAAAGAAATGATGGTCGGTAAAGTAAGTATGTTTTCTGGTCATTCTGGAGTAGGGAAAACTACTTTAGTTAATTATATAGAACCTTCATTAAATTTAAGGACTAAAGAAATTTCTGATCAGCATAAACAAGGACAACACACTACTACTTTTGCTGAAATGTTTGATTTAAGTTTTGATGCCTCTATCATTGATACTCCTGGTATTAAAGGTTTTGGGGTAGTTGATATGGAAAAAGATGAACTGGGAGATTATTTCCCTGAATTTTTTGCTTTAAAACAAGATTGTAAATTTAATAACTGTATACATCTTAATGAACCTAATTGTGCCGTGAAAGACGCTTTAGAAAGAGAAGAAATTTCTTGGTCTAGATATAAGAGTTATTTACAAATTTTAGAAGGTGAAGATGAAAATTACAGAACCGATATATTATCTGGAAGACAATAA
- a CDS encoding YceI family protein — MKKLILSLAVIAIALTSCKSEKKVEAKEEVKVEQKVTNPIDSYNVNVAESTVTWKGAHPVGEGHNGTITIEKGLFDVEGGVLKAGEFTLDMKTISCSDLEGKKKAGLEGHLKNEDFFNVEKFPSSKFVVASSEVKDGKLHITGNLTIKDVTKSITIPATLTENGNDVTLKSEVFGVDRTDFGVKYGSGKFFDNLKNKAINDVIEFSFDIKARK, encoded by the coding sequence ATGAAAAAACTAATCTTATCATTAGCAGTAATAGCTATAGCTTTAACATCTTGTAAAAGTGAAAAGAAAGTAGAAGCTAAAGAAGAAGTAAAGGTTGAGCAAAAAGTAACTAATCCTATCGACTCTTACAATGTAAATGTGGCTGAATCAACTGTAACTTGGAAAGGAGCTCATCCTGTAGGAGAAGGTCACAATGGTACAATCACCATAGAAAAAGGTTTATTTGATGTAGAAGGAGGCGTTTTAAAAGCTGGAGAATTTACTTTAGACATGAAAACTATTTCTTGTTCTGATTTAGAAGGTAAGAAAAAAGCTGGTTTAGAAGGACATTTAAAAAATGAAGATTTCTTTAATGTTGAAAAATTTCCTAGTTCTAAATTTGTAGTTGCAAGTTCTGAGGTTAAAGACGGAAAATTACACATAACTGGAAACTTAACGATTAAAGACGTAACAAAAAGTATTACTATTCCTGCAACATTAACTGAAAATGGAAATGATGTTACTTTAAAAAGTGAAGTTTTCGGTGTAGATAGAACTGATTTCGGAGTAAAATATGGTTCAGGAAAATTCTTCGATAACTTAAAAAACAAAGCTATTAATGATGTGATAGAATTCTCTTTTGATATCAAAGCGAGAAAATAA
- a CDS encoding TonB-dependent receptor, which yields MKKIFFLAIVMIACYTSAQIKLTGIVKDSIGNPLEMANMLAINQKDNKVDSYGFTDAFGNYKLNLKKNANYIIKASYVGMKTGQLKLSTKEANIKKDIVLLFDNTLDEVEIISKMPVTVKGDTIVYNADSFKSGTEKKLGDVLKKLPGVEVNDEGEIQVEGKTVSKVMVEGKDFFDGDSKLATKNIPANAIDKVEVLKNHSEVRQMSRVTDNEDNIVINLKLKEGKKNFWFGEVSAGVGMATEDSRYIVHPKLFYYSPKYSLNLITDFNNIGEVPFTRRDYFKFTGGFRGAGGRGTGFDVASSDIGFLTLRNNRAKEIESRFGAVNFSYSPKKNWDLSGFGIYSGSEVDMEENTIRNYINENVDASILPPFDATNPNSVRFINTEEINSVSKQRSDLGLLKLSSSYRPNNDNQFDYDVFAKISNQEEIQSLNSTRTYLNDADESIPIHQLSSQNPYSISQNLNYYYTLNESNIFALEAQYLWQNEDPFYNAELENLSFFNVLGLVDESPVPFDVSQNKRVKTNKLDAKLDYFYVINPKSNLNITLGTTVSDQQFNSNIFQVLENGTTNSISNINSNNDVNYTFDDYYAGLHYKFITGIFTFNQGFTVHQYSAKNTQLGSVFDNSFTKLLPDASIKVALKKSETLRLNYSQQVSFTDINRVAEGFVFNNYNRLYSGNRELESSLSHNVNLSYFSFNMFNYTNIFASVNYSNLIDAVKGLTTFNGVDQVSTSINSIFPDETISANANFQKSYRKFKVTVGGNVGYSVSNNLFFNRFTNENENRKSNSFTQAYRTRFSTNFREFPNFDVGYNVSINRYDQGGIINTFTTHSPFVNFDAFITRDLIFNTKYTYNNYRNQSETLNDFSFWDADLTYQKKDSNWEYKMMVTNILDTKSLNQDSSNTIFNSSSAYIIQPRYITFSVKYNL from the coding sequence ATGAAAAAAATATTTTTTCTGGCGATCGTAATGATTGCCTGTTATACTAGTGCCCAAATTAAACTAACTGGGATAGTAAAAGACAGCATTGGAAACCCGCTAGAAATGGCAAATATGTTGGCTATAAATCAAAAAGATAACAAAGTAGATTCTTACGGTTTTACCGATGCTTTTGGTAATTATAAACTAAACTTAAAGAAGAACGCTAATTATATTATAAAAGCGAGTTACGTTGGTATGAAAACAGGACAACTTAAACTAAGTACCAAAGAAGCTAATATTAAAAAAGATATTGTTTTACTTTTTGATAATACTTTGGATGAAGTGGAGATTATTTCTAAAATGCCAGTAACTGTCAAAGGAGATACGATTGTATACAATGCAGATTCCTTTAAAAGTGGAACAGAAAAAAAGTTAGGTGATGTACTAAAAAAACTTCCTGGAGTAGAGGTTAACGATGAAGGAGAAATTCAAGTTGAAGGGAAAACAGTAAGTAAAGTGATGGTAGAAGGAAAAGATTTTTTTGATGGAGATTCTAAACTTGCCACTAAAAATATTCCTGCTAATGCGATTGATAAAGTTGAGGTCTTAAAAAATCATAGTGAAGTTCGTCAGATGAGTCGTGTTACTGATAATGAAGATAATATTGTAATAAATCTAAAACTAAAAGAAGGAAAGAAGAATTTTTGGTTTGGAGAGGTTTCTGCAGGAGTAGGAATGGCAACAGAAGATAGCAGATATATCGTACACCCCAAATTATTTTATTACAGTCCGAAATATAGCTTAAACTTAATTACAGATTTTAACAATATCGGAGAAGTTCCTTTTACACGTAGAGATTACTTTAAGTTTACTGGTGGATTCCGAGGAGCTGGAGGAAGAGGTACAGGTTTTGATGTAGCGTCATCTGATATAGGTTTCTTAACACTTCGAAATAACAGAGCTAAAGAAATAGAATCAAGATTTGGAGCTGTAAACTTTAGTTATTCTCCAAAAAAGAATTGGGATTTAAGTGGATTTGGAATTTATTCTGGATCAGAAGTAGATATGGAAGAAAATACCATAAGAAATTATATCAATGAAAATGTTGATGCTTCTATTTTACCACCATTCGATGCAACAAATCCAAATTCAGTTAGATTTATTAATACCGAAGAAATAAATAGTGTTTCTAAACAAAGGAGTGATTTGGGTTTATTAAAGTTAAGCTCTAGTTATCGTCCGAATAACGATAATCAATTTGATTATGATGTTTTTGCTAAAATTTCAAATCAAGAAGAAATACAAAGTTTAAACTCTACACGTACATACTTAAATGATGCAGATGAGTCAATTCCAATTCATCAATTATCAAGTCAGAATCCGTATTCAATTAGTCAAAATTTAAATTACTATTATACATTAAATGAGAGTAACATATTTGCTCTAGAAGCTCAATATTTATGGCAAAATGAAGATCCTTTTTATAATGCTGAGCTAGAAAATTTATCTTTTTTCAATGTTTTAGGTTTAGTTGATGAAAGTCCTGTTCCTTTTGATGTTTCTCAGAATAAAAGAGTCAAAACAAATAAATTAGATGCCAAGTTAGATTACTTTTATGTAATTAATCCGAAGAGTAATTTAAATATAACTTTAGGAACTACTGTGAGTGATCAGCAATTCAACTCTAATATTTTTCAAGTTTTAGAAAATGGAACAACGAATTCTATAAGTAATATCAATTCAAATAACGATGTAAATTATACTTTCGATGATTATTATGCGGGTTTACATTATAAGTTTATTACTGGGATATTTACTTTCAATCAAGGATTTACAGTGCATCAGTATTCAGCAAAAAATACACAATTAGGAAGTGTTTTTGATAACAGTTTTACAAAATTATTACCAGATGCTTCTATAAAAGTAGCGCTTAAAAAGTCGGAAACTTTACGATTAAATTATAGTCAACAAGTAAGTTTTACAGATATAAATAGAGTTGCTGAAGGTTTTGTATTTAACAATTACAATAGATTATACTCAGGAAACAGAGAATTAGAAAGTTCTTTATCGCACAATGTAAACTTGAGTTATTTCAGTTTTAATATGTTTAATTACACAAATATTTTTGCTAGCGTAAATTATAGTAATCTAATAGATGCGGTAAAAGGATTAACTACGTTTAATGGAGTAGATCAGGTATCAACATCAATTAATTCTATATTTCCAGATGAAACAATTTCAGCGAATGCTAATTTTCAAAAGAGTTATCGAAAATTTAAAGTTACAGTAGGAGGAAATGTAGGTTATTCAGTTTCAAACAATCTATTTTTTAATCGCTTTACAAATGAAAATGAGAATAGAAAATCAAATTCATTTACTCAAGCTTACAGAACAAGATTTAGTACAAACTTTAGAGAGTTTCCAAATTTTGATGTAGGTTATAATGTAAGTATTAACAGGTACGATCAAGGCGGAATTATAAATACATTTACTACACATAGTCCTTTTGTTAATTTTGATGCTTTTATTACTAGAGATTTAATATTTAACACGAAATACACTTATAATAACTATAGAAATCAATCTGAAACACTGAATGATTTTAGTTTTTGGGATGCAGATTTAACCTACCAAAAGAAAGATAGCAATTGGGAATACAAGATGATGGTGACAAATATTTTAGATACTAAATCGTTAAATCAAGATAGTTCCAATACAATTTTTAACAGTTCTTCAGCCTATATTATACAACCAAGATATATTACTTTTTCAGTAAAATATAATTTATAA
- a CDS encoding DUF5995 family protein, whose product MPEIKTIDDVIQTLQNIVKESKLKTSTLGYFAALYLKVTLKVKQGIAEDFFDDGLRMEKLDIIFAKRYINAYYDFQAQKEITDAWKKAFNLSEKFWPIVLQHLLIGMNAHINLDLGIAAYEVTKGSNILNLKNDFNKINSILSSLVTDVENDLSTIYPFLKKILKLTSKFDNFLVDFSMEIARDGAWDFAVRLANSNQNDIQELINTRDKNVTETALLITNPGIIANIIFSIVRLSEKGSTAQKINDLTK is encoded by the coding sequence ATGCCAGAGATTAAAACTATTGATGATGTAATTCAAACTTTACAAAACATTGTTAAAGAGTCTAAATTAAAAACTTCTACTTTAGGATATTTTGCAGCTCTATATTTAAAAGTAACACTAAAAGTAAAACAAGGTATTGCAGAAGATTTCTTTGATGATGGCCTTAGAATGGAAAAATTAGACATCATTTTTGCAAAGAGATATATAAACGCTTATTATGATTTTCAAGCACAAAAAGAGATTACAGATGCTTGGAAAAAAGCCTTTAATTTATCAGAAAAATTTTGGCCTATTGTTCTTCAACATTTACTAATCGGTATGAATGCTCATATTAATCTAGATTTAGGAATAGCAGCTTACGAAGTAACTAAAGGCAGTAACATTCTAAATTTAAAAAACGATTTTAATAAAATTAACTCTATACTTTCGTCATTGGTCACTGATGTAGAAAACGATTTGTCTACGATATATCCATTTCTCAAAAAAATTCTTAAACTAACGAGTAAGTTTGACAACTTTTTAGTTGATTTTAGTATGGAAATAGCAAGAGATGGTGCTTGGGACTTTGCTGTAAGACTTGCAAATTCAAATCAAAACGATATTCAAGAATTAATAAACACGAGAGACAAAAATGTGACAGAAACTGCTTTATTAATTACAAATCCAGGAATTATTGCAAACATTATTTTTAGTATTGTAAGACTTAGTGAAAAAGGAAGCACTGCTCAAAAAATTAACGATTTAACAAAATAA
- a CDS encoding reprolysin-like metallopeptidase codes for MRKITFILLFVTLNITNAQSSWKKLDSKNLSFRGDQLLERDTSPLKFDLFNLDLENFKQELTLKSRGLNKTIELPDYKGNIINYKIVESTNFTEPVAKEYGLITSYNIISTKDENETGKLTIGYDGVHITLYSTKKPTHYIDPYTKNNQTYISYSRANIGHATSNFQCNVLKDINHTESKNIKKRNANDGMLRSYRLALSCTGEYAQFHINRQGLTSGTPTQQRAAVLSAMNTTMARVNGLFERDLSVHMNIILTAGSNLLINLDPDTDNLDNNSSSSLIIQNQTLCDNVIGRNGYDVGHNFSTGAGGLASLGSVCRNGIKGRGITGLPSPTGDSFDVDYVTHEFGHQFGGNHTFNGDTSNCEPPNRNDATAVEPGSGTTIMGYAGICPPKNVQNNSDDYFHTVSIEEIWNTIQNTATCATETNTGNTAPVANAGADFTVPKLTPLVLRGSGSDIDSNNNLTYCWEQTDNEIVVSPPSDVSTAGASFRSQPPSTSNIRYLPDLPTVISNRTQNKWEVLPFFAREMNFTLTVRDNQSGGGATDSDEMVITVTNALPFKVTAPNTAVSWDGATTQNITWDKSTTDQAPINCQNVRIKLSTDGGLTFDTILIDSTPNDGSQDVVIPNLPTTEARIMVEAVDNIFFNVNTTNFTIVDNPTASVEDFNFNNFNLFPNPSNGRFNVSFKVLDTEEVKLRVFDFSGRLVENLVYKNVSSNFSSELNLKKLNSGIYLLQVENGSKQTTKKIIKK; via the coding sequence ATGAGAAAAATTACGTTTATTTTACTTTTTGTAACCCTCAACATAACCAATGCTCAAAGTTCTTGGAAAAAACTAGATTCTAAAAACTTATCATTTAGAGGAGACCAATTATTAGAGAGAGATACTAGCCCTTTGAAATTTGATTTATTTAACTTAGATCTTGAAAATTTTAAACAGGAATTAACACTTAAATCAAGAGGACTAAACAAGACAATTGAACTACCTGATTATAAAGGTAATATTATTAATTATAAAATTGTTGAGTCCACTAACTTTACAGAACCAGTAGCCAAAGAATATGGATTGATTACTTCATACAACATAATAAGTACAAAAGATGAAAATGAAACTGGAAAATTAACAATTGGATATGATGGTGTGCATATCACCTTGTACTCTACAAAAAAACCTACTCATTATATAGATCCTTACACCAAAAACAATCAAACCTACATATCTTACAGCAGAGCTAACATTGGCCATGCAACATCAAACTTTCAATGTAATGTTTTGAAAGATATTAACCATACTGAATCAAAAAATATAAAAAAAAGAAATGCTAATGACGGCATGCTTAGATCTTATAGATTAGCTTTATCTTGTACAGGTGAATACGCTCAATTCCATATAAATCGTCAAGGATTAACATCTGGAACCCCAACACAACAAAGAGCAGCTGTACTTTCAGCTATGAACACAACAATGGCAAGAGTAAATGGTTTATTTGAAAGAGATTTATCTGTACATATGAATATAATTCTAACTGCAGGCTCAAATCTTTTAATCAATCTAGATCCAGACACTGATAATTTAGACAATAATAGTTCTAGTTCATTAATTATACAAAATCAAACACTTTGTGATAATGTTATAGGAAGAAATGGTTATGATGTTGGACATAACTTCTCAACTGGTGCTGGAGGTCTTGCATCTTTAGGTTCAGTTTGTAGAAACGGCATTAAAGGTAGAGGAATTACAGGACTACCTTCTCCTACTGGAGACTCTTTTGACGTTGATTATGTAACACATGAATTTGGACATCAATTCGGTGGTAATCATACCTTCAATGGAGATACAAGTAATTGCGAACCACCAAATAGAAATGACGCTACAGCAGTAGAGCCAGGAAGTGGTACAACTATTATGGGCTATGCTGGTATTTGTCCACCTAAAAACGTGCAAAATAATAGTGATGACTATTTTCATACAGTAAGTATTGAGGAAATATGGAATACTATACAAAATACAGCTACATGCGCTACAGAAACTAATACAGGTAATACTGCTCCTGTAGCTAATGCAGGTGCAGACTTCACAGTTCCTAAATTAACACCTTTAGTGCTAAGAGGTTCAGGAAGTGACATTGATAGTAATAATAACTTAACCTACTGTTGGGAACAGACTGACAACGAAATAGTTGTATCACCCCCTTCTGATGTTAGTACAGCTGGAGCTTCATTTAGATCTCAACCTCCATCGACTTCTAATATTCGTTACCTACCAGATCTTCCAACAGTGATATCTAATAGAACACAAAACAAATGGGAAGTATTACCTTTCTTTGCAAGAGAAATGAACTTTACTTTAACAGTAAGAGACAACCAATCAGGTGGAGGCGCTACTGATAGTGATGAAATGGTAATAACCGTAACAAATGCTTTACCTTTTAAAGTAACAGCTCCTAATACTGCTGTAAGCTGGGATGGAGCTACTACACAAAATATTACTTGGGATAAGTCTACAACTGATCAAGCTCCTATCAACTGTCAAAATGTAAGAATTAAACTTTCTACTGATGGTGGATTAACTTTTGATACTATTCTAATAGATAGTACACCAAATGATGGTTCTCAAGATGTTGTCATCCCTAACTTACCTACAACTGAAGCAAGAATTATGGTTGAAGCTGTTGACAATATATTTTTTAACGTAAACACTACAAATTTTACTATTGTTGACAATCCTACAGCTTCTGTGGAAGATTTTAACTTCAATAACTTTAACTTATTCCCTAATCCTTCTAATGGAAGGTTTAATGTTTCTTTTAAAGTTTTGGATACGGAAGAAGTTAAACTTAGAGTTTTTGATTTTAGTGGTCGTTTAGTTGAAAATCTGGTATATAAAAATGTTTCTAGTAATTTTTCTTCAGAATTAAATCTTAAAAAATTAAACTCTGGAATTTACCTACTTCAAGTCGAAAATGGATCAAAGCAAACAACAAAAAAAATAATTAAAAAATAA